Proteins encoded within one genomic window of Saccharopolyspora pogona:
- a CDS encoding helix-turn-helix domain-containing protein: MSKRAQPTVRKRRLAATLRSLRDQAGVSPEQVKEELDWSRSTVSKVETANMGVSVSDVRVLCELYGTDHKITEWLVKTARDAKRRGWWASYNDAMPSIFEDYVELESEATCAHYFDLRRRYRSLHATVPLMGSRTVGELLARLGRRVKVRASLR; the protein is encoded by the coding sequence ATGTCCAAGCGCGCACAGCCAACAGTCCGCAAGCGACGCCTTGCGGCCACGTTGCGCAGCCTCCGCGACCAAGCAGGAGTGAGCCCAGAGCAGGTCAAGGAGGAGCTGGACTGGTCCCGTTCGACGGTCTCCAAGGTCGAGACCGCGAACATGGGGGTCTCCGTATCGGATGTGCGGGTGCTTTGCGAGCTCTACGGAACTGACCACAAGATCACCGAATGGCTGGTGAAGACTGCCCGCGACGCAAAGCGCCGTGGGTGGTGGGCTTCCTACAACGATGCGATGCCCTCAATCTTCGAGGACTACGTTGAACTGGAGTCCGAAGCGACCTGCGCGCATTACTTCGATCTTCGACGGCGCTATCGAAGTCTGCACGCGACTGTGCCTTTGATGGGCTCCCGCACGGTCGGTGAGTTGTTGGCGCGGCTTGGCCGACGCGTCAAGGTACGGGCTTCGCTTCGATGA